In Dama dama isolate Ldn47 chromosome X, ASM3311817v1, whole genome shotgun sequence, one genomic interval encodes:
- the LOC133052989 gene encoding allergen Bos d 2-like, producing the protein MSLVIYLVKKRDEKSHKRQVLLLGLVLVLVCAAQETPAEIDPSKVPRMSTGEWRTIYAAADNKEKTMEGGPLRGYYRQVECINDCEYLSTTFYAKDDGRCQSFTKVIKRQEGDAYVSELSGTNVFQLIHVSDNMLVTYIENDDGEKITKITEGVGRGKSFTPEELQKYQELNSERGIPNENVENVIETGKAPEDKRLKEKNDVRMQAPLKQ; encoded by the exons ATGTCGCTGGTGATTTAC CTTGTCAAGAAGAGGGACGAAAAGAGTCACAAGAGGCAGGTTCTGTTGCTGGGTCTTGTCCTTGTCCTGGTTTGTGCCGCCCAGGAAACGCCAGCTGAGATAGACCCCTCAAAGGTACCCAGAATGA GTACAGGAGAGTGGCGCACCATTTACGCAGCTGCAGATAACAAGGAGAAAACTATGGAAGGGGGACCGCTGAGGGGCTACTATCGTCAGGTTGAATGTATCAATGACTGCGAATACCTCTCCACTACATTTTATGCCAA GGATGACGGAAGATGTCAGTCATTCACAAAAGTGATAAAGAGACAAGAAGGAGATGCTTACGTCTCAGAAC TCTCAGGTACAAATGTTTTTCAACTGATTCATGTATCAGACAACATGCTGGTAACTTATATTGAAAATGATGATGGAGAGAAGATCACAAAAATTACTGAAGGTGTTG gcagaggaaagagcTTCACTCCAGAAGAACTTCAGAAGTATCAGGAACTGAACAGTGAAAGGGGGATTCCaaatgaaaatgttgaaaatgtcATCGAAACAGGTAAAGCCCCAGAGGACAAAAG GCTTAAAGAAAAGAATGACGTAAGAATGCAAGCACCATTGAAGCAGTAA
- the LOC133051748 gene encoding allergen Bos d 2-like has translation MYSAKRHILQKVEPTHNLFNNWGALSLSRRSNTRVRMKIVWLSLVLVLVCAAQETPVEIDPSKVRGDWRTIYLAADNKEKIVEGGPLRCLYRQIECINGCEYLSLTFYVKLDGTCQLFHEVAKRQEGDVYIIEFAGTNVLRLIHASDHMLVTYIENYDGEKITRITKGVAKGDSYTQEEFQKYQELNSERGIPNENIENGIETDNCPA, from the exons ATGTATTCTGCCAAGAGACATATCCTACAAAAAGTGGAACCGACTCACAACCTCTTCAACAACTGGGGCGCCCTCAGCTTGTCCAGAAGGAGCAACACGAGAGTCAGAATGAAGATTGTGTGGCTGAGTCTTGTCCTTGTCCTGGTTTGTGCTGCCCAGGAAACTCCAGTTGAGATAGACCCCTCAAAG gtcagaggagactggcgCACCATTTACTTAGCTGCTGATAACAAGGAGAAGATTGTGGAAGGGGGCCCACTGAGGTGTCTCTATCGTCAGATTGAATGTATTAATGGCTGCGAATACCTCTCCCTTACATTTTATGTCAA GCTTGACGGGACATGCCAGTTGTTCCATGAAGTGGCAAAGAGGCAAGAAGGAGATGTTTACATCATCGAAT TCGCGGGTACAAATGTTTTGCGACTGATTCATGCATCAGACCACATGCTGGTAACTTACATTGAAAATTATGATGGAGAGAAGATCACAAGAATAACTAAAGGCGTCG CCAAAGGAGACAGTTACACTCAAGAAGAATTTCAGAAGTATCAGGAACTGAACAGTGAAAGGGGGATCCcaaatgaaaatatagaaaatggcATCGAAACAG ACAACTGTCCTGCATAA